GCAGACGCCGCATGCCTGACGCGGAAACGCCGAGCAGCTTTGCTGCTTCGGCGACCGTCAACAGCTCGATCGAGCCCGTCGGCTGTTTGTCAAAGAACCTGCCCGGATCGGGCGACGCCATTTTATCACGGCTAGGACTGGTCCCGCGAATCTATGCCGCGTCGTCCTCGCTTCGGGCGAGTTGCGCGTTGATGTCATCGAGGCGTTCGCCGATGCGGATGAGCTCGTTCGACGATATGTCGATGACATCGTGGATGTCGATGAGATGAGGCTCCAGCGCGCCGGTAAGAAGCGGAATGAGAACCTGCTCGCACAGTTCACGGAATTTTTGGGTATTCATATGGCGCCAGTGTGCGGCCGCGACGCTTCGGATTCTATGCCCTGAAATATCGCCCAGCGCGATGGACGAGATATTTCCGTGCATATTCGTCGGCACGTGCATGCGCCACACTGCAACGGATGAACTCCACTGGGATCTCATACTTCGCCCGCACCAACCACCGGAACTCCAACGTCCCCTTCGGCATCAAGCAGGCGGACCGCCTCTCGCACCTATACATCATCGGCAAGACAGGCACCGGCAAGTCCACGCTCATCGAGACCTTGGCGAAGCAAGACCTGGAAGCGGGGCGCGGCTTCGCCCTCATCGATCCCCATGGAGACCTCGTGGAGAGGGTCTCCGAGTATGCGCGCGATGAAGACCGCGTCGCATACCTCAATGCGCCAGATGGCGCGTGTCCCTTCGGCTATAACCCGCTGCGCCGCGTGCGGGACGATAAGATACCCTTGGCCGTCTCGGGCTTCATCGAGACGCTACGGAAGCTCTGGCCGGACGCCTGGGGCGTGCGCATGGAGCATGTGCTCCGTAACACCCTCTATGCCCTCTTGGAGCAGGACGACGCCCGCCTGCCGGACATCCTCAAGCTCTATTCCAACGAGACCTATAGGAAGGGCATCGCGCGGAAGATCAGGAACGAGACCGTCCGCCGGTTCTGGCGGCACGAGTTCGAGCAGTACCACTACCGCCAGAAGGCGGATGCCGTGGCCCCTATCCAGAACAAGCTCGGGGCCTTGCTTTCAGACCCCACGCTCTATCGCATCCTTGTTGAGCCGAAGATCGATCTGAAGTTTCGTTCCATGATGGACGAGGGGAAGGTGCTTCTGGTGAACGTCTCGAAGGGACGGCTCGGGGCCGATAGCTCCCTTATGCTCGGCGCCCTTGTCGTCTCGACGCTTTCGCTCGCCGCGCTCTCCCGCGCCGATAGCGATGCGCGCCGCCCCTTCTTCGTCTATGTGGACGAATTCCAGTCCTTCACCACCCTCATGCTCGCCACCATGCTCCCGGAGCTTCGGAAGTACGGCGTGGGGATGACCCTAGCGAACCAGCACCTCCACCAGCTCGATCCGGCCATCCGCTCGGCCGTGCTCGGCAATGCAGGGACGCTCATATCGTTCAGGGTGGGGGCCGAGGACGCGCCGTATCTGGCCCGCGAATTCCAGCCGACGTTCGACGAACCGGACCTACTTAACCTGCCGAACCACTCGATCTATCTGAAGCTGATGATCGATGGGGCACCGGGGAGGGGGTTTAGCGCGGCTGCAACGACGAAGGCGCTTCTGACGACCGCCCGACCGGCTGCAACAACTCGCTGAACTTCAAGTTCGAGAGATACGGCGCGTAGATTTTGTCCAGCGACGCGACGAGGCGACCGTGAATCCTGTCGCTCTCTCGCGGTGTTCCCTCCGCGTTGTCGCGCAACAAGCTGATAAACTCGATGACGATATGCTGGGCGGTATTCTCGCGCACGCCCTCGTCCGATTTCATGTCGCGCCACGTCTTCGCGGTCGTCTTGAGGACGACGCAC
Above is a window of Rhizomicrobium sp. DNA encoding:
- a CDS encoding helix-turn-helix domain-containing protein; translation: MASPDPGRFFDKQPTGSIELLTVAEAAKLLGVSASGMRRLQQERRVPFFKVGRCVRFAKSDLAAYLAQRRVESIG
- a CDS encoding type IV secretion system DNA-binding domain-containing protein, translated to MNSTGISYFARTNHRNSNVPFGIKQADRLSHLYIIGKTGTGKSTLIETLAKQDLEAGRGFALIDPHGDLVERVSEYARDEDRVAYLNAPDGACPFGYNPLRRVRDDKIPLAVSGFIETLRKLWPDAWGVRMEHVLRNTLYALLEQDDARLPDILKLYSNETYRKGIARKIRNETVRRFWRHEFEQYHYRQKADAVAPIQNKLGALLSDPTLYRILVEPKIDLKFRSMMDEGKVLLVNVSKGRLGADSSLMLGALVVSTLSLAALSRADSDARRPFFVYVDEFQSFTTLMLATMLPELRKYGVGMTLANQHLHQLDPAIRSAVLGNAGTLISFRVGAEDAPYLAREFQPTFDEPDLLNLPNHSIYLKLMIDGAPGRGFSAAATTKALLTTARPAATTR